One window from the genome of Verrucomicrobiia bacterium encodes:
- the truB gene encoding tRNA pseudouridine(55) synthase TruB: MTPAHTPFDGALLVDKPPEWTSHDVVAKVRNHFRLDKVGHCGTLDPMATGLLILVIGKATRMSERFMASDKVYEGAMRLGETTDSYDADGELTSTRAVPPLTLEALNDAAAGFLGEQLQTPPMVSAIKVRGIPLHRLARQGREVPREPRRVHIHTFRFTDYEEPFAYFRVSCSKGTYVRSLAQDFGERLGCGAHLSALRRTGSGRFDLAGALPLADLLRLDKPALAERIIPLVRLRSWE, translated from the coding sequence ATGACGCCCGCCCACACGCCGTTTGACGGCGCCCTGCTGGTGGACAAGCCGCCGGAGTGGACCTCCCACGACGTGGTGGCCAAGGTCCGAAACCACTTCCGTTTGGACAAGGTCGGGCACTGCGGAACGCTCGATCCCATGGCCACCGGGCTGCTCATCCTGGTGATCGGCAAGGCCACCCGGATGTCGGAGCGCTTCATGGCCTCCGACAAGGTGTACGAGGGCGCCATGCGCCTGGGGGAGACGACCGACAGTTATGACGCGGACGGTGAGCTGACCTCGACGCGCGCCGTGCCGCCGCTCACACTCGAAGCCCTGAACGACGCCGCGGCCGGATTCCTCGGCGAACAACTGCAGACCCCGCCGATGGTCAGCGCCATCAAGGTCCGAGGAATCCCCCTGCACCGGCTGGCGCGACAGGGCCGGGAGGTGCCTCGGGAACCGCGGCGCGTGCACATCCACACCTTCCGCTTCACCGACTACGAGGAGCCCTTCGCCTATTTCCGGGTGAGCTGTTCCAAGGGCACCTACGTCCGATCCCTGGCGCAGGACTTCGGGGAACGGCTCGGCTGCGGCGCCCATCTTTCAGCGCTGCGCCGCACCGGTTCCGGCCGCTTCGACCTCGCCGGGGCGTTGCCGCTGGCCGACCTGCTGCGTCTCGACAAACCGGCACTCGCGGAGCGCATCATCCCGCTGGTGCGGCTCCGCTCGTGGGAGTAA
- a CDS encoding bifunctional riboflavin kinase/FAD synthetase: protein MLVTRSPATLPRPAHGLCLALGMFDGVHLGHQHVLRHAIVHASTVAGAAVALTFDPHPLSVVRPDRAPRLLQSLPQRLRAIEALGLDAALVIPFTTALAALEGRAFIETLLRETGRIRSLSVGEGFQFGRDRTGTVDLLRALGDGHGFHVHVAPPVSLGGEVVSSSRIRSHLRAGALDEASELLGRPYAVSARVIAGDARGRTLGFPTANLDVAGLELPTGGVFAVRIRRIAAGTDHPGVLNLGTRPTVSPDGGPLRCEVHLLDFAGDLYGEELEATFVERLRGEQRFPDAEALKSQITADVAAARHALNSGV from the coding sequence ATGCTGGTCACCCGGAGCCCCGCCACCCTGCCCCGCCCGGCCCATGGGCTCTGCCTGGCCCTTGGGATGTTCGATGGCGTGCATCTGGGTCACCAGCACGTGCTCCGACATGCAATCGTCCACGCCTCCACCGTCGCGGGTGCGGCCGTCGCGCTGACCTTCGATCCCCACCCGCTGTCCGTCGTCCGGCCCGACCGCGCCCCGCGGCTGCTGCAGTCGCTCCCGCAGCGGCTCCGTGCAATCGAGGCGCTCGGCCTTGACGCCGCGCTGGTGATCCCCTTCACGACGGCGCTGGCCGCCCTTGAGGGTCGGGCGTTTATCGAGACGTTGCTGCGCGAGACCGGACGCATCCGCAGCCTCAGCGTGGGCGAAGGCTTCCAGTTCGGGCGCGACCGAACCGGCACGGTGGATCTGCTGCGGGCGCTGGGCGACGGACACGGATTTCATGTCCACGTGGCGCCACCGGTATCCCTCGGTGGCGAGGTCGTCAGCAGTTCGAGAATCCGCTCCCACCTCCGCGCCGGGGCACTCGACGAAGCCTCGGAGTTGCTGGGCCGCCCGTATGCGGTTTCCGCTAGGGTGATCGCCGGGGACGCCCGGGGGCGGACCCTTGGGTTTCCGACCGCAAATCTCGATGTCGCCGGCCTTGAACTGCCCACCGGCGGTGTGTTCGCGGTCCGGATCCGCCGGATCGCGGCCGGAACCGATCACCCGGGCGTCCTGAACCTTGGCACCCGACCGACGGTGTCGCCGGACGGCGGCCCCCTGCGGTGTGAGGTGCACCTGCTGGACTTCGCAGGGGACCTCTATGGGGAGGAACTGGAGGCGACCTTCGTCGAGCGGTTGCGCGGGGAACAACGGTTTCCCGACGCCGAAGCCCTGAAATCGCAGATCACCGCCGATGTGGCCGCAGCGCGGCATGCGCTGAATTCAGGGGTTTGA